A single Corvus hawaiiensis isolate bCorHaw1 chromosome 24, bCorHaw1.pri.cur, whole genome shotgun sequence DNA region contains:
- the KIF21B gene encoding kinesin-like protein KIF21B isoform X1 produces MAAPDSCVKVAVRIRPQLPKEKIEGCHICTSVTPGEPQVLLGKDKAFTYDFVFDLDTWQERIYTTCMGKLIEGCFEGYNATVLAYGQTGAGKTYTMGTGFDMSISEEEQGIIPRAISHLFSGIEERKRAAQSQGVAAPEFKVSAQFLELYNEEILDLFDSTRDPDARHRKSNIKIHEDASGSIYTTGVTSRLISSQDELIQCLKQGALSRTTASTQMNVQSSRSHAIFTIHLCQTRVCARPELVNGEVSSLLDGSQPATEYETLTAKFHFVDLAGSERLKRTGATGERAKEGISINCGLLALGNVISALGDQSKKVVHVPYRDSKLTRLLQDSLGGNSQTIMIACVSPSDRDFMETLNTLKYANRARNIKNKVVVNQDKTSQQISALRAEIARLQMELMEYKAGKRVIGEDGAEGYSDLFRENAMLQKENSALRMRVKAMQEAIDAINSRVTYLMSQEANLMLAKAGDGNEAIGTLIQNYIREIEELRTKLLESESMNESLRRSLSRVSARPPYSMGSSPAAGLAGLCSPAAPLETEASDVLRRAKQDLERLKKKERRQQRKSPEKEAFKKRQKLQQDNGEETDENEVEEEEEEQDESGCEEEDGREDEDEDSGSEESLVDSDSDAEEKAVNFQADLADLTCEIEIKQKLIDELENSQRRLQTLKHQYEEKLILLQNKIRDTQLERDRVLQNLSTMECYTEEKANKIKADYEKRLKEMNRDLQKLQAAQKEHARLLKNQSRYERELRKLQAEVAEMKKAKVALMKQMREEQQRRRLAETKRNREIAQLKKEQRRQEFQIRALESQKRQQEIVLRRKTQEVSALRRLAKPMSDRVAGRMGQKPAMLDSGAEVSASTTSSEPESGARSVSTIVRQWNRKINNFLGDPSSSINGARPARKKFPKKGTSQTFSKAARLKWQSLERRIFDIVMQRMTIVNLEADMERLIKKREELSLLQEALLGKRAKLQAESPKEQKGLQELNEEIEVLGANIDYINDSISDCQATIMQIEETKEELDSTDTSVVISSCSLAEARLLLDNFLKASIDKGLQVAQKEAQIRLLEGRLRQNDVASSSQNHALLDALREKAESHPELQALIHNVQQENGYTSTDEEVSEFSLASDGSISQSFTMKGSASQDDFKFKGEPKLSGQMKAVSAECLGPTLDVSTKNITKSLASLMEIKEDGIGFSIRDPYYKEKVSRTISLPTRGSTFPRQSRGSDTSPLTRRKSYDRGQPARPADIGYTPPSSPPTRPRNDRNVFSRLTSTQSQGSALDKSDDSDSSVSEVLRGIINPVGGTKNARTAPLQCVSVAEGHTKPVLCLDATDELLFTGSKDRSCKMWNLVTGQEIASLKGHPNNVVSIKYCSHTGLVFTVSTSYIKVWDIRDSARCIRTLTSSGQVISGDACAGTTTRTVTSVQGEHQINQIALNPTGTTLYAAAGNSVRVWELSRLQPVGKLSGHIGPVMCLTVNQTASNHDLVVTGSKDHYVKVFELSEGMVGNIGPTHNFEPPHYDGIECLAIQGDVLFSGSRDNGIKKWDLEQQELIQQIPNAHKDWVCALAFIPGRPMVLSACRGGVIKVWNVDTFTPVGEIKGHDSPINAICTNSKHIFTASSDCRVKLWNYVPGLTPCLPRRVLAIKGRATSLP; encoded by the exons GATCCGTCCGCAGCTGCCCAAAGAGAAGATAGAGGGATGTCACATCTGTACCTCAGTGACACCTGGCGagccccaggtgctgctgggcaagGACAAGGCCTTCACCTATGACTTTGTCTTTGACCTGGACACATGGCAGGAGCGGATCTACACGACCTGTATGGGGAAGCTCATCGAGGGCTGCTTCGAGGGCTACAATGCCACTGTGCTGGCCTACGGGCAG ACTGGCGCAGGGAAGACGTACACCATGGGCACCGGCTTCGACATGAGCATCTCCGAGGAGGAGCAGGGCATCATCCCGCGGGCCATCAGCCACCTCTTCAGCGGCATCGAGGAGCGCAAGCGAGCGGCCCAGAGCCAGGGCGTGGCAGCACCCGAGTTCAAAGTCAGCGCCCAGTTCCTGGAG CTCTACAACGAGGAGATCCTGGACCTGTTCGACAGCACCCGCGACCCTGATGCGCGGCACCGCAAATCCAACATCAAAATCCACGAGGATGCCAGCGGAAGCATCTACACCACGGGGGTCACGTCACGCCTCATCAGCTCCCAGGATGAG CTGATCCAGTGCCTAAAACAAGGAGCTCTTTCCCGCACCACTGCCAGCACCCAGATGAACGTGCAGAGCTCCCGGTCCCATGCCATCTTCACCATTCACCTGTGCCAGACGAGAGTGTGTGCCCGCCCAGAGCTG gtgaATGGGGAGGTGAGCAGCCTTCTGGATGGATCCCAACCCGCCACTGAGTACGAGACCTTGACAGCCAAGTTTCACTTCGTGGACCTGGCTGGCTCGGAGAGGCTGAAGCGGACGGGTGCCACTGGCGAGAGGGCAAAGGAAGGGATCTCCATCAACTGCGGGCTG CTGGCCTTGGGGAATGTCATCAGTGCCCTCGGAGACCAGAGCAAGAAGGTTGTGCACGTGCCCTACCGCGACTCCAAGCTCACCCGCCTGCTGCAGGACTCCCTCGGGGGCAACAG CCAAACCATCATGATCGCCTGCGTGAGCCCCTCTGACCGGGATTTCATGGAGACCCTGAACACGCTCAAGTACGCGAACCGGGCCCGCAACATCAAGAACAAAGTGGTGGTGAACCAGGACAAGACGAGCCAGCAGATCAGCGCCCTGCGGGCTGAGATCGCCCGGCTGCAGATGGAGCTGATGGAGTACAAGGCA gGCAAGCGGGTGATCGGGGAGGATGGCGCAGAGGGCTACAGTGACCTGTTCCGTGAGAACGCCATGCTGCAGAAGGAGAACAGCGCCCTGCGCATGAGGGTGAAGGCCATGCAGGAGGCCATCGATGCCATCAACAGCAGGGTCACCTACCTCATGAGCCAGGAGGCCAACCTGATGCTGGCCAAAGCAG GTGATGGCAACGAAGCCATCGGCACCCTCATCCAGAACTACATCCGTGAGATTGAGGAGCTGAG GACAAAGCTCCTGGAGAGCGAGTCCATGAATGAGTCCCTGCGCCGCAGCCTCTCGCGCGTCTCTGCCCGGCCCCCCTACTCCATGGGCTCCTCGCCGGCCGCTGGCCTGGCTGGTCTGTgcagccccgcggccccgctgGAGACAGAGGCCTCTGATGTCCTCCGAAGGGCCAAGCAGGACCTGGAGCGCCTGAAAAAGAAGGAGCGGCGGCAGCAGAGGAAGAG cccagagAAGGAGGCATTTAAGAAGCggcagaagctgcagcaggacaACGGGGAGGAGACGGATGAGAACGAGGTCGAAGAG gaggaggaagaacaggATGAGAgtggctgtgaggaagaggatgggcgcgaggatgaagatgaggacTCGGGCAGTGAAGAGAGCCTGGTGGACTCAGACTCGGATGCAGAGGAGAAGG ctgtgAATTTCCAGGCCGACCTGGCAGATCTGACCTGTGAGATTGAGATCAAGCAGAAGCTGATTGATGAGCTGGAGAACAGCCAGCGGCGTTTGCAGACCCTCAAGCACCAGTATGAGGAGAAGCTGATCCTACTGCAGAACAAGATTCGGGACACGCAGCTGGAGCGGGACCGGGTCCTGCAAAACCTCA GCACCATGGAGTGCTACACGGAGGAGAAAGCCAACAAGATCAAAGCAGACTATGAGAAGCGGCTGAAGGAGATGAACCGGGACCTGCAGAAGCTCCAGGCGGCCCAGAAGGAGCATGCTCGCCTGCTCAAGAACCAGTCCCGCTATGAGCGGGAGCTGCGGAAGCTGCAGGCAGAAGTGGCTGAGATGAAGAAGGCAAAG GTGGCGCTGATGAAGCAGATGCGGGAGGAGCAGCAGCGGAGGCGGCTGGCGGAGACCAAGAGGAACCGGGAGATCGCGCAGCTCAAGAAGGAGCAGCGCCGGCAGGAG TTCCAGATCAGGGCTCTGGAATCTCAGAAGCGGCAGCAGGAAATAGTGCTGCGGAGGAAAACACAGGAG GTGTCAGCTCTGCGCCGCCTGGCCAAGCCCATGTCAGACCGGGTGGCGGGCAGGATGGGCCAGAAGCCGGCCATGCTGGACTCAGGCGCAGAGGTCTCGGCCAGCACCACCTCCTCTGAGCCCGAGTCTGGCGCTCGCTCCGTCTCCACCATCGTGCGCCAGTGGAACAGGAAAATCAACAACTTCCTGGGAGACCCCTCGTCCTCCATTAATGGGGCCCGGCCTGCCAG GAAGAAGTTCCCCAAGAAGGGGACGAGCCAGACCTTCAGCAAAGCTGCCCGTCTCAAATGGCAGTCGCTGGAGCGGCGCATCTTTGACATTGTAATGCAGAGAATGACCATCGTCAACCTGGAGGCAGACATGGAGAGGCTCATCAAG aaacgcgaggagctgtcactgctgcaggaGGCGTTGCTGGGCAAGCGAGcaaagctgcaggcagagagccccaaggagcagaaggggctgCAAGAGCTGAACGAGGAGATTGAGGTGCTAGGGGCCAACATTGACTACATCAACGACAGCATTTCGGACTGCCAGGCCACCATCATGCAGATTGAGGAGACCAAG GAGGAGCTGGACTCCACGGACACCTCGGTGGTgatcagctcctgctccctggccGAAGcccggctgctgctggacaACTTCCTGAAAGCCTCCATCGACaag gggctgcaggtggccCAGAAGGAGGCCCAGATCCGCCTGCTGGAGGGGCGGCTGCGGCAGAACGACGTGGCCAGCTCCTCGCAGAACCACGCCCTCCTGGATGCCCTGCGGGAGAAGGCTGAGTCACACCCTGAGCTGCAGGCACTGATCCACAACGTCCAGCAAG AGAACGGCTACACCAGCACGGATGAGGAAGTTTCTGAGTTCAGCCTGGCCTCAGATGGGAG CATCTCCCAGTCTTTCACCATGAAGGGCTCAGCAAGCCAGGATGACTTCAAGTTCAAG GGAGAACCCAAGCTCTCAGGGCAGATGAAGGCAGTGTCAGCTGAGTGTCTGGGACCCACGCTGGACGTCTCCACCAAGAACATCACCAAGTCTTTGGCATCCCTCATGGAGATCAAAGAGGATGGGATCGGCTTCTCCATCCGAGACCCCTACTACAAGGAGAAGGTGTCACGCACCATCAGCCTGCCCACACGAGGAAGCACCTT TCCCAGGCAGTCTCGGGGCTCGGACACTTCACCTCTGACAAGGCGGAAATCCTATGACCGCGGGCAACCTGCCAG GCCTGCAGACATTGGCTACACACCACCCTCATCCCCACCCACCCGTCCACGCAATGACCGCAACGTCTTCTCCCGTCTCACGAGCACCCAGAGCCAGGGATCTGCCTTGGATAA GTCTGATGACAGCGATTCCTCTGTCTCGGAGGTGCTGAG GGGCATCATTAACCCAGTGGGTGGCACCAAGAACGCCCGGACAGCCCCACTGCAGTGTGTCTCGGTGGCAGAGGGACACACCAAGCCTGTGCTCTGCCTGGATGCCACCGACGAGCTGCTCTTCACTGGGTCCAAAG ACCGGAGCTGCAAAATGTGGAACCTGGTGACAGGCCAAGAAATCGCTTCTCTCAAGGGTCACCCAAACAATGTGGTTTCCATCAAGTACTGCAGCCACACGGGGCTGGTGTTCACCGTGTCCACGTCGTACATCAAAGTGTGGGACATCCGCGACTCGGCCCGGTGCATCCGCACCCTCAC ATCTTCTGGCCAGGTGATCTCTGGGGACGCGTGTGCTGGGACCACCACCCGCACTGTCACCAGCGTGCAGGGGGAGCACCAGATCAACCAGATCGCGCTCAACCCCACGGGCACCACGCTCTACGCCGCTGCGGGAAACTCCGTCCGCGTCTGGGAGCTGAGCAG GCTGCAGCCCGTGGGGAAGCTGAGTGGCCACATCGGGCCGGTGATGTGTCTCACGGTGAACCAGACGGCGAGCAACCACGACCTGGTGGTCACAGGCTCCAAAGATCACTACGTCAAG GTGTTTGAGCTCTCGGAGGGCATGGTGGGCAATATTGGCCCCACGCACAACTTCGAGCCCCCTCACTACGACGGCATCGAGTGCCTGGCCATCCAGGGAGATGTCCTCTTCAGTGGCTCCAGGGACAACGGCATCAAGAAGTGGgatctggagcagcaggaacttaTCCAG CAAATCCCCAATGCCCACAAAGACTGGGTCTGTGCCCTGGCCTTCATCCCCGGCCGCCCCATGGTGCTGAGCGCCTGCCGAGGAGGCGTCATCAAAGTCTGGAACGTGGACACCTTCACCCCGGTCGGGGAGATCAAGGGGCACGACAGCCCCATCAACGCCATCTGCACCAACTCAAAGCACATCTTCACTGCCTCCAG CGACTGCCGGGTAAAGTTATGGAATTACGTGCCTGGGCTCACCCCTTGCCTTCCACGACGCGTCCTTGCCATAAAGGGCCGTGCTACTAGTCTGCCTTGA
- the KIF21B gene encoding kinesin-like protein KIF21B isoform X2, with protein sequence MAAPDSCVKVAVRIRPQLPKEKIEGCHICTSVTPGEPQVLLGKDKAFTYDFVFDLDTWQERIYTTCMGKLIEGCFEGYNATVLAYGQTGAGKTYTMGTGFDMSISEEEQGIIPRAISHLFSGIEERKRAAQSQGVAAPEFKVSAQFLELYNEEILDLFDSTRDPDARHRKSNIKIHEDASGSIYTTGVTSRLISSQDELIQCLKQGALSRTTASTQMNVQSSRSHAIFTIHLCQTRVCARPELVNGEVSSLLDGSQPATEYETLTAKFHFVDLAGSERLKRTGATGERAKEGISINCGLLALGNVISALGDQSKKVVHVPYRDSKLTRLLQDSLGGNSQTIMIACVSPSDRDFMETLNTLKYANRARNIKNKVVVNQDKTSQQISALRAEIARLQMELMEYKAGKRVIGEDGAEGYSDLFRENAMLQKENSALRMRVKAMQEAIDAINSRVTYLMSQEANLMLAKAGDGNEAIGTLIQNYIREIEELRTKLLESESMNESLRRSLSRVSARPPYSMGSSPAAGLAGLCSPAAPLETEASDVLRRAKQDLERLKKKERRQQRKSPEKEAFKKRQKLQQDNGEETDENEVEEEEEEQDESGCEEEDGREDEDEDSGSEESLVDSDSDAEEKAVNFQADLADLTCEIEIKQKLIDELENSQRRLQTLKHQYEEKLILLQNKIRDTQLERDRVLQNLSTMECYTEEKANKIKADYEKRLKEMNRDLQKLQAAQKEHARLLKNQSRYERELRKLQAEVAEMKKAKVALMKQMREEQQRRRLAETKRNREIAQLKKEQRRQEFQIRALESQKRQQEIVLRRKTQEVSALRRLAKPMSDRVAGRMGQKPAMLDSGAEVSASTTSSEPESGARSVSTIVRQWNRKINNFLGDPSSSINGARPARKKFPKKGTSQTFSKAARLKWQSLERRIFDIVMQRMTIVNLEADMERLIKKREELSLLQEALLGKRAKLQAESPKEQKGLQELNEEIEVLGANIDYINDSISDCQATIMQIEETKEELDSTDTSVVISSCSLAEARLLLDNFLKASIDKGLQVAQKEAQIRLLEGRLRQNDVASSSQNHALLDALREKAESHPELQALIHNVQQENGYTSTDEEVSEFSLASDGSISQSFTMKGSASQDDFKFKGEPKLSGQMKAVSAECLGPTLDVSTKNITKSLASLMEIKEDGIGFSIRDPYYKEKVSRTISLPTRGSTFPRQSRGSDTSPLTRRKSYDRGQPARPADIGYTPPSSPPTRPRNDRNVFSRLTSTQSQGSALDKGIINPVGGTKNARTAPLQCVSVAEGHTKPVLCLDATDELLFTGSKDRSCKMWNLVTGQEIASLKGHPNNVVSIKYCSHTGLVFTVSTSYIKVWDIRDSARCIRTLTSSGQVISGDACAGTTTRTVTSVQGEHQINQIALNPTGTTLYAAAGNSVRVWELSRLQPVGKLSGHIGPVMCLTVNQTASNHDLVVTGSKDHYVKVFELSEGMVGNIGPTHNFEPPHYDGIECLAIQGDVLFSGSRDNGIKKWDLEQQELIQQIPNAHKDWVCALAFIPGRPMVLSACRGGVIKVWNVDTFTPVGEIKGHDSPINAICTNSKHIFTASSDCRVKLWNYVPGLTPCLPRRVLAIKGRATSLP encoded by the exons GATCCGTCCGCAGCTGCCCAAAGAGAAGATAGAGGGATGTCACATCTGTACCTCAGTGACACCTGGCGagccccaggtgctgctgggcaagGACAAGGCCTTCACCTATGACTTTGTCTTTGACCTGGACACATGGCAGGAGCGGATCTACACGACCTGTATGGGGAAGCTCATCGAGGGCTGCTTCGAGGGCTACAATGCCACTGTGCTGGCCTACGGGCAG ACTGGCGCAGGGAAGACGTACACCATGGGCACCGGCTTCGACATGAGCATCTCCGAGGAGGAGCAGGGCATCATCCCGCGGGCCATCAGCCACCTCTTCAGCGGCATCGAGGAGCGCAAGCGAGCGGCCCAGAGCCAGGGCGTGGCAGCACCCGAGTTCAAAGTCAGCGCCCAGTTCCTGGAG CTCTACAACGAGGAGATCCTGGACCTGTTCGACAGCACCCGCGACCCTGATGCGCGGCACCGCAAATCCAACATCAAAATCCACGAGGATGCCAGCGGAAGCATCTACACCACGGGGGTCACGTCACGCCTCATCAGCTCCCAGGATGAG CTGATCCAGTGCCTAAAACAAGGAGCTCTTTCCCGCACCACTGCCAGCACCCAGATGAACGTGCAGAGCTCCCGGTCCCATGCCATCTTCACCATTCACCTGTGCCAGACGAGAGTGTGTGCCCGCCCAGAGCTG gtgaATGGGGAGGTGAGCAGCCTTCTGGATGGATCCCAACCCGCCACTGAGTACGAGACCTTGACAGCCAAGTTTCACTTCGTGGACCTGGCTGGCTCGGAGAGGCTGAAGCGGACGGGTGCCACTGGCGAGAGGGCAAAGGAAGGGATCTCCATCAACTGCGGGCTG CTGGCCTTGGGGAATGTCATCAGTGCCCTCGGAGACCAGAGCAAGAAGGTTGTGCACGTGCCCTACCGCGACTCCAAGCTCACCCGCCTGCTGCAGGACTCCCTCGGGGGCAACAG CCAAACCATCATGATCGCCTGCGTGAGCCCCTCTGACCGGGATTTCATGGAGACCCTGAACACGCTCAAGTACGCGAACCGGGCCCGCAACATCAAGAACAAAGTGGTGGTGAACCAGGACAAGACGAGCCAGCAGATCAGCGCCCTGCGGGCTGAGATCGCCCGGCTGCAGATGGAGCTGATGGAGTACAAGGCA gGCAAGCGGGTGATCGGGGAGGATGGCGCAGAGGGCTACAGTGACCTGTTCCGTGAGAACGCCATGCTGCAGAAGGAGAACAGCGCCCTGCGCATGAGGGTGAAGGCCATGCAGGAGGCCATCGATGCCATCAACAGCAGGGTCACCTACCTCATGAGCCAGGAGGCCAACCTGATGCTGGCCAAAGCAG GTGATGGCAACGAAGCCATCGGCACCCTCATCCAGAACTACATCCGTGAGATTGAGGAGCTGAG GACAAAGCTCCTGGAGAGCGAGTCCATGAATGAGTCCCTGCGCCGCAGCCTCTCGCGCGTCTCTGCCCGGCCCCCCTACTCCATGGGCTCCTCGCCGGCCGCTGGCCTGGCTGGTCTGTgcagccccgcggccccgctgGAGACAGAGGCCTCTGATGTCCTCCGAAGGGCCAAGCAGGACCTGGAGCGCCTGAAAAAGAAGGAGCGGCGGCAGCAGAGGAAGAG cccagagAAGGAGGCATTTAAGAAGCggcagaagctgcagcaggacaACGGGGAGGAGACGGATGAGAACGAGGTCGAAGAG gaggaggaagaacaggATGAGAgtggctgtgaggaagaggatgggcgcgaggatgaagatgaggacTCGGGCAGTGAAGAGAGCCTGGTGGACTCAGACTCGGATGCAGAGGAGAAGG ctgtgAATTTCCAGGCCGACCTGGCAGATCTGACCTGTGAGATTGAGATCAAGCAGAAGCTGATTGATGAGCTGGAGAACAGCCAGCGGCGTTTGCAGACCCTCAAGCACCAGTATGAGGAGAAGCTGATCCTACTGCAGAACAAGATTCGGGACACGCAGCTGGAGCGGGACCGGGTCCTGCAAAACCTCA GCACCATGGAGTGCTACACGGAGGAGAAAGCCAACAAGATCAAAGCAGACTATGAGAAGCGGCTGAAGGAGATGAACCGGGACCTGCAGAAGCTCCAGGCGGCCCAGAAGGAGCATGCTCGCCTGCTCAAGAACCAGTCCCGCTATGAGCGGGAGCTGCGGAAGCTGCAGGCAGAAGTGGCTGAGATGAAGAAGGCAAAG GTGGCGCTGATGAAGCAGATGCGGGAGGAGCAGCAGCGGAGGCGGCTGGCGGAGACCAAGAGGAACCGGGAGATCGCGCAGCTCAAGAAGGAGCAGCGCCGGCAGGAG TTCCAGATCAGGGCTCTGGAATCTCAGAAGCGGCAGCAGGAAATAGTGCTGCGGAGGAAAACACAGGAG GTGTCAGCTCTGCGCCGCCTGGCCAAGCCCATGTCAGACCGGGTGGCGGGCAGGATGGGCCAGAAGCCGGCCATGCTGGACTCAGGCGCAGAGGTCTCGGCCAGCACCACCTCCTCTGAGCCCGAGTCTGGCGCTCGCTCCGTCTCCACCATCGTGCGCCAGTGGAACAGGAAAATCAACAACTTCCTGGGAGACCCCTCGTCCTCCATTAATGGGGCCCGGCCTGCCAG GAAGAAGTTCCCCAAGAAGGGGACGAGCCAGACCTTCAGCAAAGCTGCCCGTCTCAAATGGCAGTCGCTGGAGCGGCGCATCTTTGACATTGTAATGCAGAGAATGACCATCGTCAACCTGGAGGCAGACATGGAGAGGCTCATCAAG aaacgcgaggagctgtcactgctgcaggaGGCGTTGCTGGGCAAGCGAGcaaagctgcaggcagagagccccaaggagcagaaggggctgCAAGAGCTGAACGAGGAGATTGAGGTGCTAGGGGCCAACATTGACTACATCAACGACAGCATTTCGGACTGCCAGGCCACCATCATGCAGATTGAGGAGACCAAG GAGGAGCTGGACTCCACGGACACCTCGGTGGTgatcagctcctgctccctggccGAAGcccggctgctgctggacaACTTCCTGAAAGCCTCCATCGACaag gggctgcaggtggccCAGAAGGAGGCCCAGATCCGCCTGCTGGAGGGGCGGCTGCGGCAGAACGACGTGGCCAGCTCCTCGCAGAACCACGCCCTCCTGGATGCCCTGCGGGAGAAGGCTGAGTCACACCCTGAGCTGCAGGCACTGATCCACAACGTCCAGCAAG AGAACGGCTACACCAGCACGGATGAGGAAGTTTCTGAGTTCAGCCTGGCCTCAGATGGGAG CATCTCCCAGTCTTTCACCATGAAGGGCTCAGCAAGCCAGGATGACTTCAAGTTCAAG GGAGAACCCAAGCTCTCAGGGCAGATGAAGGCAGTGTCAGCTGAGTGTCTGGGACCCACGCTGGACGTCTCCACCAAGAACATCACCAAGTCTTTGGCATCCCTCATGGAGATCAAAGAGGATGGGATCGGCTTCTCCATCCGAGACCCCTACTACAAGGAGAAGGTGTCACGCACCATCAGCCTGCCCACACGAGGAAGCACCTT TCCCAGGCAGTCTCGGGGCTCGGACACTTCACCTCTGACAAGGCGGAAATCCTATGACCGCGGGCAACCTGCCAG GCCTGCAGACATTGGCTACACACCACCCTCATCCCCACCCACCCGTCCACGCAATGACCGCAACGTCTTCTCCCGTCTCACGAGCACCCAGAGCCAGGGATCTGCCTTGGATAA GGGCATCATTAACCCAGTGGGTGGCACCAAGAACGCCCGGACAGCCCCACTGCAGTGTGTCTCGGTGGCAGAGGGACACACCAAGCCTGTGCTCTGCCTGGATGCCACCGACGAGCTGCTCTTCACTGGGTCCAAAG ACCGGAGCTGCAAAATGTGGAACCTGGTGACAGGCCAAGAAATCGCTTCTCTCAAGGGTCACCCAAACAATGTGGTTTCCATCAAGTACTGCAGCCACACGGGGCTGGTGTTCACCGTGTCCACGTCGTACATCAAAGTGTGGGACATCCGCGACTCGGCCCGGTGCATCCGCACCCTCAC ATCTTCTGGCCAGGTGATCTCTGGGGACGCGTGTGCTGGGACCACCACCCGCACTGTCACCAGCGTGCAGGGGGAGCACCAGATCAACCAGATCGCGCTCAACCCCACGGGCACCACGCTCTACGCCGCTGCGGGAAACTCCGTCCGCGTCTGGGAGCTGAGCAG GCTGCAGCCCGTGGGGAAGCTGAGTGGCCACATCGGGCCGGTGATGTGTCTCACGGTGAACCAGACGGCGAGCAACCACGACCTGGTGGTCACAGGCTCCAAAGATCACTACGTCAAG GTGTTTGAGCTCTCGGAGGGCATGGTGGGCAATATTGGCCCCACGCACAACTTCGAGCCCCCTCACTACGACGGCATCGAGTGCCTGGCCATCCAGGGAGATGTCCTCTTCAGTGGCTCCAGGGACAACGGCATCAAGAAGTGGgatctggagcagcaggaacttaTCCAG CAAATCCCCAATGCCCACAAAGACTGGGTCTGTGCCCTGGCCTTCATCCCCGGCCGCCCCATGGTGCTGAGCGCCTGCCGAGGAGGCGTCATCAAAGTCTGGAACGTGGACACCTTCACCCCGGTCGGGGAGATCAAGGGGCACGACAGCCCCATCAACGCCATCTGCACCAACTCAAAGCACATCTTCACTGCCTCCAG CGACTGCCGGGTAAAGTTATGGAATTACGTGCCTGGGCTCACCCCTTGCCTTCCACGACGCGTCCTTGCCATAAAGGGCCGTGCTACTAGTCTGCCTTGA